Proteins found in one Nitratiruptor sp. SB155-2 genomic segment:
- the lgt gene encoding prolipoprotein diacylglyceryl transferase: MTYWNHIYEHFNPIAFTIFDVPVHWYGIMYVLALLVALLVAQWIVKKDNLPFTKEELDIYFIWAEIGVILGARIGYILFYDPHTNYYLTHPWQIFNPFMNGHFVGIRGFSYHGAIIGFLIATYLYARRYKKDFWKLMDLVALSVPLGYVFGRIGNFLNQELVGRETDMPWGIYVDGTLRHPSQLYEALTEGLLTFIILYFYRKKKHFDGELIALYGVLYGTFRFLCEFFRAPDIQLGFICCGWMTMGQILSLAMIVLSGIVYVYLRNTKYGRVQ, from the coding sequence ATGACATACTGGAATCATATCTACGAACACTTCAATCCGATCGCTTTCACAATATTTGATGTACCGGTGCATTGGTATGGGATCATGTATGTTCTTGCACTTTTGGTGGCTCTTTTGGTGGCTCAATGGATCGTTAAAAAAGATAATCTACCTTTTACCAAGGAAGAACTTGATATCTATTTTATCTGGGCAGAAATTGGAGTTATTTTAGGTGCAAGAATTGGCTATATACTCTTTTATGATCCTCATACAAACTACTATCTTACTCATCCATGGCAAATCTTCAATCCTTTTATGAATGGTCATTTCGTGGGTATCAGGGGGTTCAGCTATCACGGTGCTATTATCGGCTTTTTAATTGCGACCTATCTTTACGCAAGGAGATACAAAAAAGATTTTTGGAAATTGATGGATTTAGTAGCACTATCTGTACCTTTAGGATATGTTTTTGGTCGAATCGGAAACTTTTTGAATCAAGAACTTGTTGGACGAGAGACGGATATGCCATGGGGTATCTATGTAGATGGCACTTTGCGACATCCTTCCCAGCTTTACGAAGCATTGACAGAAGGACTGTTGACTTTTATCATTTTATATTTTTACAGAAAAAAGAAGCATTTTGACGGAGAATTGATCGCTTTGTACGGAGTACTATATGGTACATTTCGTTTTCTGTGTGAATTTTTTAGAGCTCCAGATATTCAACTTGGATTTATTTGCTGCGGTTGGATGACGATGGGACAGATTCTTTCACTTGCTATGATTGTATTATCTGGTATAGTCTATGTCTATTTGAGAAACACTAAATACGGGAGGGTACAATGA
- a CDS encoding AI-2E family transporter, protein MKPIHFLGVLFLIVTYFVLKVFYPFLNTMIIAILLALASYKMHSYFMKKLPGQVLPATASTAVLAFIFFLPIIYIITNAATFVANIDFDLLKQTIAQTKNWIVQTLQHNSWIKSDSLQKYFEQFDIQNIINWVIQTATFLGKKSANFFKDIFLILIFYFFANLYGKDLLLYFQNIIPFRKEDSKLLFENLAGVMGVVFNSIIATAVLEGILFGIIVQIYGYNGIMLGILYGFASLIPVIGGIIMWLPITLHQYFLDNTTGAIVIALYSIIVISGIADTIIKPIIIKYIDQVMIEDEHVRINELLIFFSIVAGLTSYGFWGMIIGPAVITLFISILKIYPKITKLERE, encoded by the coding sequence ATGAAACCGATCCATTTTCTAGGTGTTTTATTTCTTATTGTTACCTATTTTGTTTTAAAAGTTTTCTATCCATTTCTCAATACAATGATCATTGCAATATTACTTGCATTGGCATCCTATAAAATGCATAGCTATTTCATGAAAAAACTCCCGGGTCAAGTGTTGCCTGCAACAGCGAGTACAGCAGTGCTCGCCTTTATCTTTTTCCTTCCTATCATTTACATCATTACCAATGCCGCCACTTTTGTAGCCAATATCGATTTTGATCTTCTTAAACAGACAATTGCTCAAACAAAAAACTGGATTGTACAGACACTGCAGCACAACAGCTGGATAAAAAGTGACTCCTTACAAAAATATTTCGAACAATTCGATATTCAAAACATTATCAACTGGGTTATCCAAACAGCAACATTTTTAGGGAAAAAGAGTGCCAATTTTTTCAAAGATATCTTCTTGATTCTCATCTTCTACTTTTTTGCAAATCTTTATGGAAAAGACCTGCTCCTCTATTTTCAAAACATCATCCCTTTCCGAAAGGAGGATAGCAAACTCCTATTTGAAAATCTCGCTGGGGTTATGGGGGTTGTGTTTAACTCTATTATTGCCACAGCAGTGTTGGAGGGGATTCTTTTTGGTATTATTGTCCAAATCTATGGGTACAATGGTATCATGCTCGGTATCTTATATGGCTTTGCTTCGCTTATCCCAGTGATCGGCGGCATCATCATGTGGTTACCGATCACCTTGCACCAATACTTTTTGGACAATACCACCGGCGCCATTGTCATAGCGCTCTATTCTATTATCGTTATCTCTGGTATCGCCGACACCATTATCAAACCGATCATCATAAAATATATCGATCAGGTGATGATAGAAGATGAACATGTTCGCATAAATGAACTGCTTATCTTTTTCTCGATAGTAGCCGGTTTAACGAGTTATGGATTTTGGGGTATGATCATAGGACCAGCTGTGATAACGCTTTTTATCAGTATTTTAAAAATCTATCCAAAAATTACAAAACTGGAAAGAGAATGA
- the ruvB gene encoding Holliday junction branch migration DNA helicase RuvB, with protein sequence MERIVEVEKFSEESSFETTLRPSDWDEYIGQEKIKNNLKVFIQACKKRGETLDHVLFFGPPGLGKTTLSLIIASQMEANIKITAAPMIEKSGDLAAILTNLEEGDILFIDEIHRLSPAIEEILYPAMEDFRLDIIIGSGPAAQTIKIDLPKFTLIGATTRAGMLSSPLRDRFGMHFRLQFYTPQELAQIITNAANKLSKDIDAEAALEIAKRSRGTPRIALRLLKRVRDFSDVADEKTITLKRTQKALEALGVDERGFDELDLKLLKLLADAKGKPLGLSTIAAALSEDEGTIEDVIEPFLLANGYLERTARGRMATLKTYEILKLTPNIQNSLF encoded by the coding sequence ATGGAACGAATCGTTGAAGTAGAGAAGTTCAGTGAAGAGAGCAGTTTTGAAACGACACTTCGGCCAAGTGACTGGGATGAATATATTGGTCAAGAAAAAATCAAAAACAACCTGAAAGTCTTTATCCAAGCCTGCAAAAAAAGAGGAGAGACCCTTGATCATGTCCTCTTTTTTGGACCTCCGGGACTTGGCAAAACAACCCTTTCTCTCATCATCGCTTCGCAGATGGAAGCAAATATCAAAATCACTGCTGCGCCGATGATCGAAAAGAGCGGGGATTTGGCTGCGATACTCACGAACCTTGAAGAAGGAGACATCCTTTTTATCGATGAGATTCATCGGCTCTCCCCGGCTATCGAAGAGATACTCTATCCAGCAATGGAAGATTTTCGACTCGATATCATTATAGGAAGCGGTCCGGCAGCACAAACGATCAAAATCGATCTGCCCAAATTCACCCTCATTGGTGCGACTACAAGAGCTGGTATGCTGAGTTCTCCATTGAGAGATCGGTTTGGAATGCATTTTCGTTTGCAGTTTTATACCCCTCAAGAACTCGCTCAAATTATTACAAACGCGGCAAACAAACTCTCCAAAGATATAGATGCGGAGGCTGCACTGGAGATAGCAAAACGAAGCAGAGGAACCCCCCGAATCGCATTGAGACTTCTAAAAAGAGTCCGAGACTTTTCCGATGTAGCAGATGAAAAAACCATCACGCTCAAAAGAACACAAAAGGCCTTAGAAGCTCTTGGAGTAGACGAGAGAGGATTTGATGAGCTTGACTTGAAACTCTTAAAGCTCTTAGCCGATGCAAAAGGAAAACCTTTGGGACTGAGTACCATCGCTGCAGCACTTAGCGAGGATGAAGGGACAATTGAGGATGTTATCGAGCCATTTTTACTGGCCAATGGATATCTTGAGCGAACGGCGCGGGGAAGAATGGCAACACTCAAAACCTATGAGATTTTGAAACTAACGCCCAATATACAAAACTCGCTCTTTTGA
- the panB gene encoding 3-methyl-2-oxobutanoate hydroxymethyltransferase has protein sequence MKKRHTVNTIKSAKNSNKLVMITAYDALFAKLFEPIVDMILVGDSLNMVFAGRSDTLSATLDQMIYHANAVCSGAPSAFVVLDMPYGTYINEKEALQNAIRIYKETDVDAVKLEGGKEKADLIKTLCQNGIAVMGHIGLLPQHVRGQGGYKVVREADRLMEDAKALEEAGVFSIIIEGVKPEVAAKVTDAVQVPVIGIGAGKETDGQVLVWSDMLGFFEDFKPKFVKQYLNGAKLVKEAVSQYAKEVKEGSFPSQEFSY, from the coding sequence ATGAAGAAAAGGCATACCGTCAATACCATAAAATCGGCAAAAAACAGCAATAAGCTTGTCATGATTACTGCATATGATGCACTGTTTGCAAAACTTTTTGAGCCGATTGTCGATATGATCTTGGTAGGTGATAGTCTCAACATGGTTTTTGCTGGCAGGAGTGACACTCTCTCGGCTACATTGGACCAGATGATCTACCATGCAAATGCTGTGTGTAGTGGCGCTCCTTCTGCTTTTGTGGTTTTGGATATGCCATACGGAACATATATCAACGAAAAAGAGGCTTTGCAAAATGCCATTCGCATATACAAAGAGACAGATGTGGATGCAGTGAAGCTTGAAGGTGGAAAAGAGAAAGCCGATCTAATCAAAACCCTTTGTCAAAACGGAATAGCCGTTATGGGTCATATCGGCCTTCTCCCGCAACATGTGCGAGGTCAAGGCGGCTATAAAGTCGTTCGTGAGGCCGACAGACTTATGGAAGATGCCAAAGCGTTAGAAGAAGCCGGGGTATTTAGTATCATTATCGAAGGCGTCAAACCTGAAGTTGCAGCAAAAGTCACAGATGCCGTGCAAGTTCCTGTAATAGGTATAGGAGCGGGAAAAGAGACAGATGGACAAGTTCTTGTTTGGAGCGATATGCTTGGATTCTTTGAAGATTTCAAACCAAAATTTGTCAAGCAGTATCTTAATGGTGCGAAACTGGTCAAAGAGGCTGTCTCGCAGTATGCCAAAGAGGTCAAAGAGGGTTCTTTCCCTAGCCAGGAGTTCAGCTACTGA
- the trpA gene encoding tryptophan synthase subunit alpha, with product MKKLVGYITSAYPDKNFTIDLILAMKEKGLDSVELGVPFSDPVADGPVIEEANVRALKNGFRFQDLLDITKAVSDTIDTLWMGYFNPFYHRGMQRSIEEAKAFGVSGFIIPDLPYEEALTYRPLFDENDIALIDFVAPTDSKERIATILKDSKKFIYLVAYAGITGAQKSEDLSQVIEWIKETTNTPVYLGFGVNEKTAKEKAKDVDGVIVGSAFVKILLDENLTNSEKIDRIAELSGRIKEQINS from the coding sequence GTGAAAAAGCTCGTAGGATACATAACTTCTGCATATCCCGACAAAAATTTTACGATCGATCTCATTTTGGCTATGAAAGAAAAAGGGCTTGACAGTGTTGAGTTGGGCGTTCCTTTTAGTGATCCGGTTGCCGATGGTCCAGTTATAGAAGAGGCCAATGTTAGAGCTTTGAAAAATGGTTTTCGGTTCCAAGATCTATTGGACATTACAAAAGCGGTAAGTGATACCATTGATACTTTGTGGATGGGATATTTCAATCCTTTTTACCATCGCGGTATGCAAAGAAGCATTGAAGAGGCGAAAGCATTTGGTGTCAGCGGCTTTATCATTCCTGATTTGCCCTATGAGGAAGCCTTGACGTATCGTCCGCTCTTTGATGAAAATGATATAGCACTTATAGATTTTGTTGCTCCCACAGATAGTAAAGAGCGTATAGCCACCATTTTGAAAGACTCTAAAAAGTTTATTTATCTTGTAGCGTATGCCGGGATTACCGGAGCACAAAAGAGTGAGGATCTTAGTCAAGTTATAGAATGGATTAAAGAGACGACAAATACTCCAGTCTATTTAGGATTCGGTGTTAATGAAAAGACAGCCAAAGAGAAAGCAAAAGATGTCGATGGTGTGATCGTCGGAAGCGCTTTTGTCAAAATCTTGCTGGATGAAAACTTGACAAACAGTGAAAAAATTGATAGAATTGCCGAGCTTTCAGGTAGGATTAAGGAACAAATCAACTCCTAA
- a CDS encoding aminodeoxychorismate synthase component I, with amino-acid sequence MDRLSYYAQKGIPFLFAIDYKKQNIFVEPINELSNIYFQTPLISNHDTISTKPCRILSIQPVTFEHYKMAFDSVQEEIKRGNTYLLNLTFPSSITLNCSLFEIFQATKAKFKLYFDDTFVCFSPERFIKIENGMISTYPMKGTIDATLPNAKEKILSDTKEMAEHTMVVDLLRNDLNMVATNVKVEKFRYIDEVTAHKKRLLQVSSVIEGILPKDWKKHLHTIFDKLLPAGSISGTPKRSTCQIIEQVEQYERGFYTGVFGVFDGENIDSAVMIRFIEKSPTGFLYKSGGGITVDSDVRKEYQEMVDKIYIPI; translated from the coding sequence ATGGATAGACTCAGCTACTACGCACAAAAAGGGATTCCCTTTCTTTTTGCCATCGATTATAAAAAACAAAATATCTTCGTTGAACCAATCAATGAACTTTCGAATATCTACTTTCAAACCCCTCTCATCAGTAATCACGACACAATTTCAACGAAACCCTGCCGTATCCTCTCTATCCAGCCTGTCACCTTTGAACATTATAAAATGGCTTTTGACTCAGTGCAAGAAGAGATAAAAAGAGGAAACACCTATCTGCTCAACCTCACTTTTCCTTCATCCATCACATTAAACTGCTCTTTATTTGAAATCTTCCAAGCCACGAAAGCAAAATTCAAACTCTATTTTGACGATACTTTTGTCTGTTTTTCACCTGAACGATTTATTAAAATCGAAAACGGTATGATCTCAACTTATCCTATGAAAGGTACGATTGATGCAACGCTGCCAAATGCAAAAGAGAAGATTTTAAGCGATACAAAAGAGATGGCAGAACATACGATGGTAGTAGACCTTTTGAGAAATGATCTCAATATGGTTGCAACCAATGTCAAAGTTGAAAAGTTTCGCTATATTGACGAAGTTACCGCGCATAAAAAAAGATTATTGCAAGTAAGTAGTGTCATCGAAGGCATTTTACCAAAAGATTGGAAGAAACATCTTCATACGATATTTGACAAACTTTTGCCAGCTGGAAGCATCTCTGGCACCCCAAAACGATCCACCTGCCAAATTATCGAACAAGTAGAACAGTATGAAAGAGGGTTTTATACAGGGGTTTTTGGAGTTTTTGACGGAGAAAATATCGATAGTGCCGTCATGATTCGATTTATCGAAAAAAGCCCAACTGGATTTCTTTACAAAAGCGGAGGTGGAATTACAGTCGATAGCGATGTACGAAAAGAGTATCAAGAGATGGTAGATAAAATCTATATTCCTATTTAA
- a CDS encoding aspartate carbamoyltransferase catalytic subunit, translating into MIRHLITTKDFTKDEIEDLFDDAQKFLNEPTPHLLKNKLIITIFFENSTRTRSSFEVAAKRLGAEVVSLDVSKSSTKKGETLFDTAANLNAMEPHAIVVRHKSAGVPYILSKYVSCSLINGGDGAHAHPTQALLDLFTLKQHFKAVEGKKIAIVGDIKNSRVANSNIELLQRFGMKVILVAPPHFLPKTDLPISYDLHAIINEVDAIMSLRTQTERHKYPIYASLRDYGNDFCITKDLIKDKDLIILHPGPVHRNIDISDEVLTDPRCKVLEQVKNGVAVRMAVLKKLIMHG; encoded by the coding sequence ATGATACGCCATCTGATAACTACAAAAGATTTTACAAAAGATGAAATTGAAGATCTTTTTGATGATGCTCAAAAGTTCTTGAATGAACCAACTCCTCATCTATTGAAGAACAAACTCATCATTACCATTTTTTTTGAAAACTCCACACGTACCCGAAGCAGTTTTGAGGTAGCTGCAAAGCGACTTGGAGCAGAAGTTGTCAGTCTCGATGTCTCCAAAAGTTCTACAAAGAAGGGAGAGACACTTTTTGACACAGCAGCAAATCTTAATGCTATGGAGCCTCATGCTATCGTTGTTCGGCATAAAAGTGCGGGCGTTCCTTATATCTTGTCAAAATATGTAAGCTGCTCCTTGATCAATGGTGGTGATGGGGCACATGCCCATCCGACCCAAGCGCTCTTAGACCTTTTCACGCTCAAACAACATTTTAAAGCAGTGGAAGGGAAAAAAATAGCGATTGTCGGTGATATCAAAAACTCAAGAGTGGCAAACTCCAATATCGAACTTTTACAACGTTTTGGCATGAAGGTGATATTAGTAGCTCCTCCTCATTTCCTACCAAAAACTGATCTTCCAATCTCTTACGATCTTCATGCAATCATTAATGAAGTGGATGCAATCATGAGCCTCCGTACACAAACGGAACGGCACAAATACCCTATATATGCTAGTTTAAGAGACTATGGAAACGATTTTTGCATAACAAAAGATTTGATTAAAGATAAAGATCTCATCATTTTACATCCCGGACCGGTCCATAGGAATATAGACATCAGCGACGAGGTTTTGACAGATCCAAGATGTAAGGTACTAGAACAGGTAAAAAATGGCGTAGCTGTACGCATGGCAGTCCTGAAAAAACTTATAATGCATGGATAG
- a CDS encoding glycine zipper 2TM domain-containing protein produces the protein MKKIFLLVSVALISQLFAEVITFTKSVPVYKSVEVERVITKRVPYEECWYEEIPEDEGNDGTVGAIIGGAAGGILGHQVGGGSGKTAATIGGAIIGSLVGKNLAERNARPGYRTVKRCRTRYKETQEHVYEYKNYARVMGRDIMKYSDRPLRRMRVRVTLEY, from the coding sequence ATGAAAAAGATTTTTTTACTTGTAAGTGTTGCATTGATTTCACAGCTTTTTGCGGAAGTAATCACTTTTACAAAATCGGTTCCTGTCTATAAAAGTGTTGAGGTGGAACGTGTCATAACAAAGAGAGTGCCGTATGAAGAGTGCTGGTATGAAGAGATTCCTGAAGATGAGGGAAACGATGGAACCGTAGGAGCTATTATAGGGGGTGCGGCAGGAGGCATTTTAGGCCACCAAGTAGGCGGGGGCAGCGGGAAAACAGCTGCGACCATAGGTGGAGCCATTATAGGTTCGCTCGTTGGCAAAAATCTTGCAGAAAGAAACGCAAGACCGGGATATCGAACGGTGAAAAGGTGTAGAACGAGATACAAAGAGACACAAGAGCATGTGTATGAGTATAAAAACTATGCCAGAGTTATGGGACGAGACATTATGAAATACAGCGATAGACCATTACGAAGAATGCGAGTTCGTGTAACGCTGGAGTATTAA
- the bioD gene encoding dethiobiotin synthase → MQIFVTATNTGVGKTYTTLQLLELAHKMGLKPGAIKPIETGVHGIPEDGSKLLQKCQELNPSLKDAAIDDIVPYQFSLPAAPFVAKEDQTIDLEHIKKKVEEIQNVCDIVFIEGAGGLMVPIEKDFFMVDLIKYLAIPSLLVTPSKLGCINDTLLSLQCLKANAIPHHWYINLFEDKDDFFEITYPFYEAYFDEVPLELDLILQRYTNSHSS, encoded by the coding sequence ATGCAAATATTTGTTACCGCTACCAACACAGGAGTTGGCAAAACCTACACCACACTTCAACTATTGGAACTTGCCCATAAGATGGGATTAAAACCTGGAGCTATCAAACCGATAGAAACGGGAGTGCACGGCATTCCTGAGGATGGTAGCAAACTTTTACAAAAATGTCAAGAGCTTAATCCTAGCTTAAAAGATGCCGCCATCGATGACATAGTCCCCTATCAATTCTCTTTGCCAGCTGCTCCTTTTGTTGCGAAAGAGGATCAGACAATAGACCTAGAGCATATCAAAAAAAAGGTGGAAGAAATACAAAATGTTTGCGATATTGTTTTTATAGAAGGAGCAGGAGGTCTTATGGTCCCAATTGAAAAAGACTTTTTTATGGTGGATTTGATCAAATATTTGGCAATTCCGTCTCTTTTGGTTACGCCGTCAAAATTGGGTTGTATTAATGATACGCTGCTTTCCCTTCAATGTTTGAAGGCAAATGCAATTCCCCATCATTGGTACATCAATCTTTTTGAAGACAAAGATGATTTTTTTGAAATCACCTATCCTTTTTACGAAGCCTATTTTGATGAAGTTCCGCTGGAGCTTGATTTAATACTCCAGCGTTACACGAACTCGCATTCTTCGTAA
- the clpS gene encoding ATP-dependent Clp protease adapter ClpS, whose protein sequence is MGEKVETKEVVKLEEPKKYKVFLLNDDYTTMDFVVDILCDIFDKSYEEAVNIMLTIHRQGKGLCGIYTYEIAETKIDQVHRLARAHEFPLKAVMEEE, encoded by the coding sequence GTGGGAGAAAAGGTAGAAACAAAAGAGGTCGTCAAACTGGAGGAGCCAAAAAAATATAAGGTGTTTTTACTCAATGACGACTATACGACGATGGATTTTGTCGTGGATATCCTTTGTGATATTTTCGACAAAAGTTATGAAGAGGCGGTCAATATCATGTTGACCATTCATAGACAGGGGAAAGGTCTGTGCGGTATCTATACATATGAGATTGCAGAAACGAAGATTGATCAGGTGCACAGACTTGCGCGAGCACATGAATTTCCCCTCAAAGCAGTAATGGAGGAAGAGTAA
- the clpA gene encoding ATP-dependent Clp protease ATP-binding subunit ClpA: protein MISNQLNSIFKEAVKYAKRHRHEYLTVEHVFLALLNSPEGAKILKEAGADIEIMKRKLIQHLESVLKPLPENVVREPFETVALSRVIENMIRHIQNAEKKEATVGDLLVALFDEEHSYSVYLLKEQGISKLDIMEIVSHQAEVVESKPSKKTDEESYLAKFTIDLLKEAKEGKIDPVIGRDKEIERVMQILCRRKKNNPLLVGEPGVGKTAIAEGLALKIAAGEIPDVLEGASLYSLDMGALLAGTKYRGDFEKRLKGVVEELKSIPNAILFIDEIHTIVGAGATQGGSMDASNMLKPALASGAIKCIGATTYAEFRNFLEKDRALSRRFAKVDVKEPDLETTFKILKGLKDKYEKHHKVRYHINALRSAVELSDKYINDRQLPDKAIDLIDEVGASFHLRKKRRSVVTVNDIEDTIAKMVGLPPQRVTSDDLEILKNLEEKLKERVLGQEEAVEQLAMAIKRSRAGLNPPNKPIGSFLFVGPTGVGKTELAKELARTMGVHFERFDMSEYMEKHAVSRLIGAPPGYIGYEEGGLLTETIRKHPYTVLLLDEIEKAHPDLINILLQVMDNATLTDNNGNVADFKHVVLIMTSNVGATEANVMGFKQESVSKFDEALKQYFTPEFRNRLDAIVRFRPLSQEIVEGIVDKFIAELNDQLDNKSITLSLTPKAKKYLAQKGYSPELGARPLARVISEEIKTPLTNEILFGKLRHGGKVKIDEKKGKLAFTIQ, encoded by the coding sequence ATGATAAGCAATCAACTCAATTCGATTTTTAAAGAAGCTGTTAAATATGCCAAAAGACACAGACATGAATATTTGACGGTTGAACATGTCTTTCTGGCCCTTCTCAACAGTCCTGAGGGAGCTAAAATTTTAAAAGAGGCTGGAGCCGATATCGAAATCATGAAGCGAAAACTGATCCAGCATCTTGAATCTGTTTTGAAACCGTTACCGGAAAACGTTGTTCGTGAACCTTTTGAAACAGTGGCGCTTTCACGAGTGATAGAAAATATGATCCGACATATCCAAAACGCTGAGAAAAAAGAGGCGACTGTTGGAGATCTTCTTGTGGCACTGTTTGATGAGGAACACTCATACAGCGTCTATCTTTTGAAAGAACAAGGTATCTCGAAGCTCGATATCATGGAGATTGTTTCCCATCAAGCAGAAGTGGTCGAATCCAAGCCTTCCAAAAAGACGGATGAAGAGTCCTACTTGGCAAAATTTACAATCGATCTTTTAAAAGAGGCCAAAGAGGGCAAAATTGATCCTGTCATTGGTCGGGACAAAGAGATTGAGCGGGTGATGCAGATTCTGTGTCGCCGAAAGAAAAACAATCCTTTGCTCGTTGGTGAGCCTGGCGTTGGAAAAACGGCTATTGCAGAGGGGCTTGCACTTAAAATCGCAGCTGGTGAGATACCCGATGTTTTGGAAGGAGCATCTTTGTATTCCCTTGATATGGGTGCTCTTTTGGCTGGAACAAAGTATCGGGGCGATTTTGAAAAACGGCTCAAAGGTGTTGTGGAAGAACTCAAATCGATACCAAACGCTATTTTGTTTATCGATGAGATTCACACCATTGTGGGAGCTGGAGCAACACAGGGAGGCAGTATGGACGCTTCCAATATGCTCAAACCCGCTCTTGCCAGTGGAGCGATCAAATGTATCGGAGCAACGACATACGCAGAGTTTCGTAACTTTTTGGAAAAAGACAGGGCATTGAGTCGTCGATTTGCAAAAGTGGATGTCAAAGAGCCGGATCTAGAGACAACTTTTAAGATCTTGAAAGGCCTTAAAGATAAGTATGAAAAGCATCACAAAGTCAGATACCATATCAATGCCTTAAGAAGTGCAGTGGAACTTAGTGACAAATATATCAACGATCGTCAACTTCCTGATAAAGCGATCGATCTGATCGATGAGGTGGGAGCTAGTTTTCATCTAAGAAAAAAGAGACGATCCGTTGTTACAGTCAACGATATAGAAGATACGATTGCAAAGATGGTGGGACTTCCACCACAGCGAGTAACGAGTGACGATTTGGAAATATTGAAAAATCTGGAAGAAAAACTCAAAGAGCGAGTTCTAGGGCAAGAAGAAGCAGTAGAACAGTTGGCGATGGCCATCAAACGAAGCAGAGCTGGACTCAATCCACCAAACAAGCCGATAGGATCATTTCTTTTTGTGGGACCAACTGGAGTTGGAAAAACAGAGCTTGCCAAGGAGCTGGCACGGACGATGGGGGTACATTTTGAGCGGTTTGACATGAGTGAATACATGGAAAAACATGCAGTTTCCAGACTCATAGGTGCACCTCCTGGATATATAGGATATGAAGAGGGTGGTCTTTTGACAGAGACGATTCGAAAGCATCCCTATACAGTGCTTTTGCTCGATGAGATAGAGAAAGCCCATCCGGATTTGATCAATATCTTGTTGCAGGTGATGGATAATGCGACATTGACAGACAATAATGGTAATGTAGCTGATTTTAAACATGTAGTATTGATTATGACGAGTAACGTAGGAGCTACTGAAGCGAATGTCATGGGCTTTAAGCAAGAGAGTGTCAGTAAGTTTGATGAAGCGTTGAAGCAGTACTTTACGCCAGAATTTCGAAACAGACTTGATGCAATCGTACGATTTAGACCTCTGTCTCAAGAGATCGTAGAAGGGATTGTTGATAAATTCATAGCCGAACTAAATGATCAACTCGACAACAAATCGATTACACTCTCCCTAACGCCAAAAGCAAAAAAATATCTTGCACAAAAAGGGTATAGCCCTGAACTTGGTGCAAGACCGCTGGCACGAGTAATTAGTGAAGAGATCAAGACGCCTTTGACGAACGAGATTTTGTTCGGGAAACTCCGTCATGGCGGAAAAGTGAAAATCGATGAGAAAAAAGGGAAATTGGCTTTTACGATACAATGA